A stretch of the Klebsiella huaxiensis genome encodes the following:
- the pcoB gene encoding copper resistance outer membrane transporter PcoB yields the protein MKRNLKAIPVLVAGLFTSQLSIAAGSVSADTHAGHDMSAMQMPADENFTEMTSMEPIVTESRTPIPPVTDADRKAAFGNLQGHAIHDSAINYLVLLDQLEWQRSDNTNNFSWSVNSWIGGDTDRIWLKSEGERSNGETEAAEAQLLWGHAVGPWWDLVAGVRQDFRPASARTWAAVGFQGLALYNFESEITGFVSNGGKAALRLGGEYDVLLTNRLILQPSYEVNFYSQDDESRGRGRGLTDTELGLRLRYEIRREFAPYIGVSWNQLYGKTSDMAKREGEKDHQVVFLAGARIWF from the coding sequence ATGAAGAGAAATTTGAAGGCCATACCTGTTCTGGTCGCCGGTTTGTTTACCTCACAGCTTTCTATTGCGGCGGGCTCCGTCTCTGCAGATACCCACGCCGGGCACGACATGTCTGCCATGCAGATGCCAGCAGATGAGAATTTCACTGAGATGACGTCAATGGAGCCCATTGTAACTGAGAGCAGAACGCCAATTCCGCCTGTTACCGATGCCGACCGGAAGGCTGCATTCGGCAATTTACAGGGGCATGCGATTCACGACAGTGCGATTAATTATCTGGTTCTGCTGGATCAACTGGAATGGCAACGGTCGGATAACACCAACAATTTCAGCTGGAGTGTTAACAGCTGGATTGGAGGCGACACAGATCGGATTTGGCTAAAGAGTGAAGGTGAACGAAGCAATGGGGAAACGGAGGCGGCTGAAGCGCAGTTACTCTGGGGACATGCGGTTGGCCCATGGTGGGATTTGGTTGCGGGTGTCAGGCAGGATTTCAGACCTGCTTCTGCCCGGACCTGGGCTGCTGTCGGTTTTCAGGGGCTGGCACTCTATAATTTTGAGTCTGAAATTACGGGTTTTGTCAGTAATGGCGGAAAAGCAGCCCTTCGTCTGGGAGGAGAATACGACGTTTTACTGACTAACCGGCTCATACTCCAGCCATCCTATGAGGTGAATTTCTACAGTCAGGATGATGAATCGCGGGGTCGCGGCAGGGGACTGACTGACACAGAGCTGGGGCTCCGGCTGCGCTATGAAATACGCCGTGAGTTTGCACCCTATATAGGCGTTTCCTGGAATCAACTTTACGGGAAAACATCCGATATGGCGAAAAGAGAAGGTGAGAAAGACCATCAGGTAGTATTCCTGGCGGGAGCCAGAATCTGGTTTTAA
- the pcoC gene encoding copper resistance system metallochaperone PcoC, with protein sequence MSILNKAILTGGLVMGVAFSAMAHPELKSSVPQADSAVAAPEKIQLNFSENLTVKFSGAKLTMTGMKGMSSHSPMPVAAKVAPGADPKSMVIIPREPLPAGTYRVDWRAVSSDTHPITGNYIFTVK encoded by the coding sequence ATGTCGATTTTAAATAAAGCCATTCTTACAGGTGGCCTCGTTATGGGCGTTGCTTTCTCTGCTATGGCCCATCCGGAATTAAAAAGCTCTGTGCCACAGGCTGATTCAGCCGTAGCGGCCCCGGAAAAGATTCAGCTTAATTTCTCGGAAAATCTGACCGTGAAATTCTCAGGTGCAAAATTAACGATGACGGGTATGAAAGGCATGTCATCACATTCTCCGATGCCGGTCGCGGCAAAAGTGGCGCCAGGCGCTGACCCTAAATCGATGGTCATTATTCCGCGAGAGCCTTTACCCGCTGGCACTTATCGTGTTGACTGGCGCGCGGTTTCTTCAGATACGCACCCTATTACCGGTAATTACATCTTTACAGTGAAGTAA
- the pcoD gene encoding copper resistance inner membrane protein PcoD, translating into MVIFGLPFFQIYGISGVRHETYNLTNFRSFITFAVVTGIILTGINMLLVSNAMSGVTDLRELSIHVIEMVIEETDVGISWIVRLCALFTTLGALFLYTNKRVLSCLLMTMSGGVALATLAWGGHAVMHDGLHYYLHLLSDLTHLGAAGAWTGALVAFAILLMRRNEHNAQSVIVISDSLAKFATAGTVIVVALILSALVNYLYIAEGNLTPLFNSSWGRILLAKTALFVLMLLLAAANRFHLGPRLEVMVREGNYDRSVALMRNSILTEFVVAIIILGAVAWLGMLAPSQIS; encoded by the coding sequence ATGGTAATATTTGGATTGCCATTTTTTCAGATATATGGAATAAGTGGTGTCAGACATGAAACCTATAACCTGACTAATTTCAGGTCGTTTATAACCTTTGCTGTTGTTACAGGCATCATTCTTACTGGCATTAATATGCTCCTGGTATCTAATGCCATGAGTGGAGTAACTGACCTCAGAGAATTATCCATCCATGTTATCGAGATGGTGATAGAAGAAACTGATGTGGGTATTAGCTGGATTGTCAGGCTCTGTGCCCTGTTTACCACACTCGGTGCTTTGTTCCTTTACACTAATAAGAGAGTATTGTCCTGCCTGCTGATGACGATGAGTGGGGGCGTGGCGCTGGCTACACTTGCCTGGGGAGGACACGCCGTTATGCATGACGGTCTGCATTACTATCTCCATTTACTGAGCGATCTGACCCATCTCGGCGCTGCAGGTGCCTGGACAGGTGCTCTGGTTGCATTTGCTATCCTGCTGATGCGCAGAAACGAGCATAATGCACAGAGCGTCATTGTGATATCTGACTCCCTGGCAAAATTTGCCACGGCAGGAACGGTGATTGTTGTAGCCCTGATCCTGAGTGCGCTGGTCAACTATCTGTATATTGCTGAGGGTAACTTAACTCCCTTATTCAACAGTTCCTGGGGGAGGATATTGCTTGCCAAGACGGCTCTGTTTGTTCTGATGCTTCTTCTGGCTGCAGCAAACCGGTTTCACCTGGGTCCCCGGCTTGAAGTTATGGTCAGGGAAGGGAATTATGATCGCAGCGTTGCCCTGATGCGAAACAGCATCCTGACAGAATTCGTTGTTGCGATTATCATTCTGGGCGCCGTAGCGTGGCTTGGAATGCTTGCTCCGTCTCAGATCAGCTAG
- the pcoR gene encoding copper response regulator transcription factor PcoR yields the protein MQRILIVEDEQKTGRYLQQGLVEEGYQADLFNNGRDGLGAASKGQYDLIILDVMLPFLDGWQIISALRESGHEEPVLFLTAKDNVRDKVKGLELGADDYLIKPFDFTELVARVRTLLRRARSQAATVCTIADMTVDMVRRTVIRSGKKIHLTGKEYVLLELLLQRTGEVLPRSLISSLVWNMNFDSDTNVIDVAVRRLRSKIDDDFEPKLIHTVRGAGYVLEIREE from the coding sequence ATGCAGCGTATTTTAATCGTTGAAGACGAACAAAAAACAGGTCGTTACCTGCAGCAGGGACTGGTTGAGGAAGGCTATCAGGCCGATCTCTTTAATAATGGCCGCGATGGTCTCGGGGCCGCGTCGAAGGGACAGTATGATTTGATAATACTGGACGTGATGCTGCCTTTCCTCGACGGGTGGCAAATCATCAGCGCACTGAGGGAGTCCGGGCACGAAGAACCGGTCCTGTTTTTAACCGCAAAGGACAACGTGCGGGACAAAGTGAAAGGACTGGAGCTTGGCGCAGATGACTACCTGATTAAGCCCTTTGATTTTACGGAGCTGGTTGCACGTGTAAGAACCCTACTGCGCCGGGCACGCTCGCAGGCCGCAACAGTCTGCACCATCGCCGATATGACCGTTGATATGGTGCGCCGGACCGTGATCCGTTCGGGGAAGAAGATCCATCTCACCGGTAAAGAATACGTTCTGCTTGAGTTGCTGCTGCAACGCACCGGAGAAGTGTTACCCAGGAGTCTTATCTCGTCCCTGGTCTGGAACATGAATTTTGACAGTGATACGAATGTGATTGATGTCGCCGTGAGACGTCTGAGAAGTAAAATTGATGATGACTTTGAGCCAAAACTGATCCATACCGTTCGCGGTGCCGGATATGTCCTGGAGATCAGAGAAGAGTGA
- the pcoS gene encoding copper resistance membrane spanning protein PcoS, whose amino-acid sequence MRFKISLTTRLSLIFSAVMLTVWWLSSFILISTLNGYFDNQDRDFLTGKLQLTEEFLKTETFRNKTDIKSLSEKINDAMVGHNGLFISIKNMENEKIVELYAKNSVVPAVLLNKSGDILDYMIQTEENNTVYRSISRRVAVTPEQGKSKHVIITVATDTGYHTLFMDKLSTWLFWFNIGLVFISVFLGWLTTRIGLKPLREMTSLASSMTVHSLDQRLNPDLAPPEISETMQEFNNMFDRLEGAFRKLSDFSSDIAHELRTPVSNLMMQTQFALAKERDVSHYREILFANLEELKRLSRMTSDMLFLARSEHGLLRLDKHDVDLAAELNELRELFEPLADETGKTITVEGEGVVTGDSDMLRRAFSNLLSNAIKYSPDNTCTAIHLERDSDCVNVMITNTMSGQVPANLERLFDRFYRADSSRFYNTEGAGLGLSITRSIIHAHGGELSAEQQGREIVFSVRLLMD is encoded by the coding sequence GTGAGGTTCAAAATTTCCCTGACCACACGCCTGAGCCTGATTTTTTCTGCGGTGATGCTTACGGTATGGTGGTTATCAAGTTTTATCCTGATTAGCACCCTGAATGGCTATTTCGATAATCAGGACCGCGATTTTCTGACAGGTAAACTTCAGCTCACCGAAGAGTTTCTTAAAACAGAGACGTTCCGGAACAAAACGGATATTAAGTCATTATCAGAAAAAATAAACGATGCGATGGTAGGGCACAATGGTTTATTCATTTCTATAAAAAACATGGAAAATGAAAAAATTGTTGAACTCTATGCCAAAAATTCTGTTGTTCCAGCGGTCCTGCTTAATAAGTCGGGTGATATTCTCGACTATATGATCCAGACGGAAGAAAATAACACCGTGTACCGCAGTATCTCGCGGCGGGTTGCCGTGACGCCGGAACAGGGTAAAAGCAAACATGTCATCATTACGGTTGCCACGGATACTGGGTATCACACCCTGTTTATGGACAAACTCAGTACCTGGCTGTTCTGGTTCAATATCGGTCTGGTCTTTATTTCTGTTTTTCTGGGCTGGCTGACCACACGTATTGGTCTGAAACCGTTACGGGAAATGACCAGTCTGGCTTCCTCCATGACTGTACACAGCCTGGATCAGCGTCTAAATCCCGATCTGGCTCCGCCGGAAATCTCTGAGACCATGCAGGAGTTCAATAATATGTTTGATCGCCTGGAGGGGGCATTCCGGAAACTGTCAGATTTCTCGTCTGACATCGCGCATGAGCTGCGCACACCAGTCAGTAATCTGATGATGCAGACGCAGTTTGCACTGGCTAAGGAAAGGGATGTTTCGCATTACCGCGAAATTTTATTCGCTAACCTGGAAGAACTGAAAAGGTTGTCACGAATGACCAGTGACATGCTTTTTCTGGCACGTTCAGAGCATGGTCTGCTGCGGCTGGATAAACATGATGTGGATCTGGCAGCCGAACTGAATGAATTACGTGAGTTGTTCGAGCCCCTGGCAGACGAAACAGGAAAGACAATCACGGTTGAAGGAGAGGGCGTTGTTACCGGAGACAGCGATATGCTGCGCCGTGCTTTCAGTAACCTGCTTTCCAATGCAATCAAGTATTCTCCCGATAACACCTGTACAGCGATACACCTTGAGCGTGACAGTGACTGTGTGAACGTGATGATTACGAATACGATGTCCGGCCAGGTTCCCGCTAATCTGGAACGTTTGTTTGACCGGTTCTATCGCGCAGACTCATCAAGGTTCTACAACACGGAAGGCGCGGGGCTGGGATTATCAATTACAAGGTCGATCATTCATGCTCACGGCGGCGAGCTGTCAGCAGAACAGCAGGGGCGGGAAATTGTGTTCAGTGTGCGTCTGTTAATGGATTAA
- a CDS encoding type II toxin-antitoxin system RelE/ParE family toxin — protein sequence MSGPGWQMKEIELTPKAEEDLEAIWDFSFRQIGVVQADA from the coding sequence ATGTCAGGGCCAGGGTGGCAAATGAAAGAGATTGAGCTGACACCCAAAGCAGAAGAGGATCTGGAGGCCATCTGGGACTTCAGCTTCAGACAGATCGGGGTTGTTCAGGCGGATGCATAG
- a CDS encoding type II toxin-antitoxin system ParD family antitoxin: MARTMTVDVGDELHEKQAESRLQELRDLLAEGISSGEAKPWNKNAFLRNVRARVANERD, translated from the coding sequence ATGGCTCGTACGATGACGGTGGACGTGGGTGATGAGCTGCATGAAAAGCAGGCTGAATCCAGACTTCAGGAACTGCGCGATCTGCTGGCCGAAGGGATCAGCAGCGGCGAGGCGAAACCATGGAACAAGAATGCATTCCTGAGGAATGTCAGGGCCAGGGTGGCAAATGAAAGAGATTGA
- a CDS encoding Abi family protein has translation MQLEDYISAGRLNIYTDVLKLKPGEELGGYNWNKAVSAAMQPLMHCLEVTLRNAIDYSIRHARLPGAAGHWRTDTNWIFDLPRYIGDKTWIRQNKRYKTDARGQKLMHHGKPVYDRTAWEEDCIRKVSKRIRAAGKAPTAERVISGLDFGFWTNFLTKNYDEPRNRSLLWPQLLPSVFPGAPAGTPRHVLEKKFTRIRDLRNRLAHHEAVWKFQEEDPVTGAPDYNRPVYGLQASLQLLRRAWKDMLEALSWLSPARHAAFLAEGHHLRFEALATHDGLLSFTGRAQLMHDLNVRRSKEIRKLLRGLGQQKIIRLTSRTRIIAIIGPDFIRTL, from the coding sequence ATGCAGCTGGAAGACTATATCTCGGCCGGGCGGCTGAACATTTACACTGACGTGCTGAAGCTGAAACCTGGTGAAGAACTGGGCGGGTATAACTGGAACAAAGCCGTTTCCGCCGCCATGCAGCCGCTGATGCACTGCCTTGAGGTGACGCTGCGTAACGCCATCGATTACAGTATTCGCCATGCCCGGCTGCCCGGCGCTGCCGGACACTGGCGAACCGATACCAACTGGATCTTTGATTTACCCCGCTATATCGGTGACAAGACCTGGATACGCCAGAACAAGCGCTACAAAACCGATGCCCGTGGCCAGAAGCTCATGCATCACGGGAAACCGGTGTATGACCGGACAGCCTGGGAAGAAGACTGTATCCGTAAGGTGTCAAAACGTATCCGTGCTGCGGGCAAGGCGCCGACGGCAGAGCGGGTGATCTCCGGTCTGGACTTTGGTTTCTGGACCAATTTTCTCACGAAAAACTACGATGAACCGCGGAACCGCTCGCTCCTGTGGCCCCAGTTGCTTCCGTCGGTGTTCCCCGGCGCCCCGGCCGGCACCCCCCGTCACGTGCTGGAAAAGAAATTTACCCGTATCCGTGACTTGCGTAACCGCCTGGCGCACCATGAAGCAGTCTGGAAATTCCAGGAGGAAGATCCGGTTACCGGTGCGCCGGATTACAACCGCCCGGTATATGGTCTTCAGGCGTCCCTGCAGCTGTTGCGTCGGGCATGGAAAGATATGCTGGAGGCTCTCAGCTGGCTCAGTCCTGCAAGGCATGCTGCGTTTCTGGCAGAAGGTCATCATCTGCGTTTCGAGGCACTGGCCACGCACGATGGTTTGCTGAGTTTCACCGGACGGGCACAGCTGATGCACGACCTGAACGTGCGGCGCAGTAAAGAGATCAGAAAATTATTGCGGGGGCTCGGACAGCAAAAAATCATCCGCCTGACCAGCCGTACCCGGATCATTGCCATTATTGGTCCCGATTTTATCCGTACCCTCTGA
- a CDS encoding HHA domain-containing protein, translated as MTKQEWILRLRRCTSQETLERIIEKNKYSLTDDELEHFNAAVDHRLAEMAMGKFYDKIPAGVWKYVK; from the coding sequence ATGACGAAACAGGAATGGATTTTACGACTACGCCGCTGTACATCACAGGAAACTCTGGAAAGGATAATAGAAAAAAATAAATATTCCCTGACGGATGACGAACTTGAGCATTTTAATGCCGCAGTGGATCACCGGCTGGCGGAAATGGCAATGGGGAAGTTTTATGATAAAATACCTGCAGGCGTCTGGAAATATGTTAAATAA
- a CDS encoding IS5-like element ISKpn26 family transposase, whose product MSHQLTFADSEFSTKRRQTRKEIFLSRMEQILPWQNMTAVIEPFYPKAGNGRRPYPLETMLRIHCMQHWYNLSDGAMEDALYEIASMRLFARLSLDSALPDRTTIMNFRHLLEQHQLARQLFKTINRWLAEAGVMMTQGTLVDATIIEAPSSTKNNEQQRDPEMHQTKKGNQWHFGMKAHIGVDAKSGLTHSLVTTAANEHDLNQLGNLLHGEEQFVSADAGYQGAPQREELAEVDVDWLIAERPGRVKTLKQHPRKNKTAINIEYMKASIRARVEHPFRIIKRQFGFVKARYKGLLKNDNQLAMLFTLANLFRVDQMIRQWERSQ is encoded by the coding sequence ATGAGCCATCAACTCACCTTCGCCGATAGTGAATTCAGCACTAAGCGCCGTCAGACCCGAAAAGAGATTTTCCTCTCCCGCATGGAGCAGATTCTGCCATGGCAGAATATGACCGCTGTCATCGAGCCGTTTTATCCCAAGGCGGGCAATGGCCGACGGCCCTATCCGCTGGAGACCATGCTGCGTATTCACTGCATGCAGCATTGGTACAACCTGAGCGACGGTGCCATGGAAGATGCCCTGTACGAAATCGCCTCCATGCGCCTGTTTGCCCGATTATCCCTGGATAGCGCCCTGCCGGATCGCACCACCATCATGAATTTCCGCCACCTGCTCGAGCAGCATCAACTGGCCCGTCAATTGTTCAAGACCATCAATCGCTGGCTGGCCGAAGCAGGCGTCATGATGACCCAAGGCACTTTGGTGGATGCCACCATCATTGAGGCACCCAGCTCTACCAAGAACAATGAGCAGCAACGCGATCCGGAGATGCATCAGACCAAGAAAGGCAATCAGTGGCACTTTGGCATGAAGGCCCACATTGGTGTCGATGCCAAGAGTGGCCTGACCCACAGCCTGGTCACCACCGCGGCCAACGAGCATGACCTCAATCAGCTGGGTAATCTGCTTCATGGAGAGGAGCAATTTGTCTCAGCCGATGCCGGCTACCAAGGAGCGCCACAGCGCGAGGAGCTGGCCGAGGTGGATGTGGACTGGCTGATCGCCGAGCGTCCCGGCAGGGTAAAAACCTTGAAGCAGCATCCGCGCAAGAACAAAACGGCCATCAACATCGAATACATGAAAGCCAGCATCCGTGCCAGGGTGGAGCACCCGTTTCGCATCATCAAGCGGCAGTTCGGCTTCGTGAAAGCCAGATACAAGGGGCTGCTGAAAAACGATAACCAACTGGCGATGTTATTCACCCTGGCCAACCTGTTTCGGGTGGACCAAATGATACGTCAGTGGGAGAGATCTCAGTAA
- a CDS encoding type II toxin-antitoxin system TacA family antitoxin produces MKSDVQLNLRAKESQRALIDAAAEILHKSRTDFILEIACKAAENVILDRRVFNFNDEQYAEFIDMLDAPVEDDSAINKLLARKPQWDV; encoded by the coding sequence ATGAAATCAGATGTTCAACTCAACCTAAGAGCTAAAGAGTCTCAGAGAGCACTCATCGATGCCGCTGCAGAGATCCTTCATAAATCGCGAACCGACTTTATCCTAGAGATTGCCTGCAAGGCTGCGGAGAATGTGATCCTTGATCGCCGTGTTTTCAATTTTAACGACGAACAGTATGCAGAGTTCATCGATATGCTCGATGCACCAGTCGAGGATGATTCCGCCATTAATAAACTACTGGCAAGGAAACCTCAGTGGGACGTATAA
- a CDS encoding GNAT family N-acetyltransferase produces the protein MGRITAPEPLSSAHQLAEFVSGETVLDEWLKQRGLKNQALGAARTFVVCKKGTKKVAGFYSLATGSVNHTEATGSLRRNMPDPIPVIILARLAVDVSLHGKGVGADLLHDAVLRCYRVAENIGVRAIMVHALTEEAKGFYAHHGFKASQTHERTLFLKLP, from the coding sequence GTGGGACGTATAACCGCGCCCGAGCCGTTATCCAGCGCTCATCAGCTGGCTGAGTTCGTCAGTGGAGAGACAGTCCTCGATGAATGGCTAAAACAGAGAGGTTTAAAAAATCAAGCTCTTGGCGCTGCCCGAACGTTCGTTGTTTGCAAGAAGGGTACGAAGAAAGTAGCTGGTTTTTACTCTTTGGCCACCGGTAGCGTTAACCATACGGAAGCTACAGGCAGTCTTCGGCGTAACATGCCAGATCCTATACCGGTGATTATACTCGCTCGCCTGGCGGTAGATGTCTCATTGCACGGAAAAGGGGTTGGTGCCGATTTACTCCACGATGCAGTTCTACGGTGTTATCGCGTAGCTGAGAACATTGGCGTTCGTGCGATAATGGTTCATGCGCTTACTGAAGAAGCCAAAGGTTTCTATGCTCACCATGGATTTAAGGCATCACAAACTCATGAGAGGACTCTGTTTCTAAAGCTTCCATGA
- a CDS encoding ISNCY family transposase: protein MSDKEIHRLPVIQAVCEKRLRRRDAASQLGISERQAQRLINRYRVSGAEGLVSRKRGKPSNRRLTESLKMRVLTLIRENYSDFRPTLAAEKLRERHNIRLSIETVRNWMTSDGIWIPHARRKSRVYQPRHRRDCLGELIQIDGSHHDWFEGRAPKCCLLVFIDDATGRLMHLRFSESETAFDYMLATREYIEQHGKPVSLYSDKHAIFRVSGPENRNTTVTQFGRVLYDLAIELICANSSEAKGRVERANQTLQDRLIKEMRLEGITGIEAANAWLATFIADFNRRFSRPARFPKDLHRPVQESPDELRDIFAWHDVRTVSKSLTFQYDKILYLMDPTEENSRLAGEKIKVLDYPDGTLAFHYGHRSLKCQAFDKLACVDQGQIVDNKRLGTVLRLAQVKQDERESEGKRERSKKSPSRKAQVRVQEQLRAINPVLVDPSLFVASSKR from the coding sequence ATGTCAGATAAAGAGATCCACCGTTTACCGGTGATACAGGCAGTTTGTGAAAAGCGTCTGCGCCGTCGTGATGCAGCATCACAGCTTGGCATTTCAGAACGTCAGGCGCAACGGCTTATTAATCGTTACCGGGTTTCAGGTGCTGAAGGACTTGTCAGCCGCAAACGCGGTAAACCCAGCAACCGTCGGCTGACCGAATCTCTCAAAATGCGTGTACTCACGCTGATACGTGAAAACTACAGTGACTTTAGACCCACACTGGCCGCAGAAAAGCTCAGAGAGCGCCATAATATCCGGCTTTCAATCGAGACCGTCCGCAACTGGATGACGTCTGACGGAATCTGGATCCCACATGCCCGACGCAAGTCACGGGTTTATCAACCCCGGCATCGACGTGATTGCCTGGGGGAACTGATCCAGATCGACGGCTCCCACCATGACTGGTTTGAAGGCCGTGCACCAAAATGCTGCCTGCTGGTCTTTATCGATGATGCCACCGGCCGTCTGATGCATTTGCGGTTCAGCGAATCAGAAACAGCCTTTGACTACATGCTGGCTACCCGGGAATACATTGAGCAGCATGGGAAGCCGGTATCACTGTACAGTGACAAACACGCAATATTTCGCGTCAGTGGTCCAGAGAATCGCAATACCACTGTTACCCAGTTCGGACGTGTGCTTTATGACCTGGCAATCGAGCTTATCTGTGCCAACAGCTCTGAAGCTAAAGGCCGCGTGGAACGTGCGAATCAGACTCTTCAGGATCGACTGATCAAAGAAATGCGTCTGGAAGGTATTACCGGCATTGAGGCAGCAAATGCCTGGCTTGCCACTTTCATTGCAGACTTTAACCGCCGATTCTCACGTCCGGCCAGGTTCCCCAAAGATTTACATCGTCCGGTGCAGGAAAGCCCCGATGAATTAAGAGACATCTTTGCCTGGCATGATGTTCGTACCGTGTCGAAATCACTGACCTTCCAGTACGATAAGATCCTTTATCTCATGGACCCAACAGAAGAAAATAGCCGTCTTGCCGGTGAAAAAATTAAAGTACTGGATTATCCCGATGGCACCCTCGCCTTCCACTATGGGCACCGGAGCCTTAAGTGCCAGGCATTTGATAAGCTGGCCTGTGTCGACCAGGGGCAGATTGTTGATAACAAACGTCTCGGGACAGTACTCAGACTGGCTCAGGTAAAGCAGGATGAGCGGGAAAGCGAAGGTAAACGGGAACGAAGCAAAAAATCGCCCAGCCGTAAGGCTCAGGTGCGCGTCCAGGAACAGCTCCGGGCTATCAATCCCGTTCTGGTAGACCCGAGCTTGTTTGTGGCAAGTTCAAAGCGATAG
- a CDS encoding tetratricopeptide repeat protein, translating into MIKFPTKKRVDLYKNAVSSEQLHLDLAAAQEFMFDAWETDDLDVVLKLIRKAIKKSPLCADAYSFYCEISQEPPESKIGNLETALYAASIALGEDFQEFAGRFWGFVETRPYMRAKAALADALWESGNFYPAMAHCREMLKLNPNDNQGIRHLLTGYYLEMEMVDELTLLLDDYSEDVRPYLQYTRALLAYRQSSPDADDIARTAIDSNKHIPGLLSKCRLQPKSNSGYITLGGMDEAIDYVNSNIKPWIRTSGAIEWIVNRI; encoded by the coding sequence ATGATTAAATTCCCGACTAAAAAACGCGTTGATTTGTATAAAAATGCTGTCAGTTCTGAGCAATTACATCTGGATCTGGCTGCGGCTCAGGAGTTCATGTTTGATGCCTGGGAAACTGATGACCTGGACGTTGTGCTGAAACTCATCAGAAAAGCTATCAAGAAATCCCCGCTCTGTGCTGACGCATACTCATTCTACTGCGAGATATCTCAAGAACCTCCTGAGTCAAAAATTGGGAATCTGGAGACGGCTTTGTACGCAGCCAGCATTGCTCTTGGCGAGGATTTTCAGGAGTTCGCAGGACGTTTCTGGGGATTTGTCGAAACACGTCCATATATGAGAGCAAAAGCAGCTTTGGCTGATGCCTTATGGGAGTCCGGTAATTTCTACCCAGCCATGGCTCATTGCCGCGAAATGCTCAAGCTCAACCCGAACGACAACCAGGGGATTCGCCATTTATTAACTGGTTATTATCTCGAAATGGAAATGGTGGATGAGCTGACCTTACTACTGGATGATTATTCAGAAGATGTGCGCCCGTATCTCCAGTATACACGCGCCCTCCTCGCCTACAGACAGTCATCCCCTGATGCCGATGATATCGCTAGAACTGCGATTGATTCTAATAAACACATTCCCGGCTTGTTATCAAAGTGCAGATTGCAACCTAAGTCTAACAGTGGATATATTACGTTAGGTGGAATGGACGAGGCCATTGATTATGTCAATAGCAATATAAAACCATGGATTCGTACTTCTGGTGCAATTGAATGGATTGTCAATCGCATTTAA
- the cadR gene encoding Cd(II)/Pb(II)-responsive transcriptional regulator yields MRIGQLAQLVGVETQTIRFYEQQGLLPPPDRQDNGYRVYTEKHGEGLAFIRRCRILGLSLAEIHELQSYQDDPHQPCTAVNALLDDHISHVRSQITALQALEKQLVSLRASCNDDREVEACGVLAGISEGNMHQQ; encoded by the coding sequence ATGCGCATTGGTCAGTTGGCGCAGTTGGTAGGGGTCGAAACACAGACGATCCGCTTCTATGAACAGCAGGGCTTGTTGCCGCCGCCTGATCGGCAGGACAACGGTTACCGTGTCTATACCGAGAAGCATGGTGAGGGGCTGGCCTTCATCCGTCGCTGCAGAATCCTGGGCCTGTCACTGGCTGAGATTCACGAACTACAGAGCTATCAGGACGACCCTCATCAGCCTTGTACCGCCGTCAACGCCTTGCTCGATGATCACATCTCTCATGTGCGGTCGCAGATAACCGCTCTGCAAGCGCTTGAGAAACAACTCGTTTCACTGAGAGCGAGTTGCAACGATGACCGGGAAGTTGAGGCGTGTGGGGTTCTTGCTGGAATTAGCGAAGGAAACATGCACCAGCAGTAG